One genomic segment of Hevea brasiliensis isolate MT/VB/25A 57/8 chromosome 3, ASM3005281v1, whole genome shotgun sequence includes these proteins:
- the LOC131178696 gene encoding L-type lectin-domain containing receptor kinase IV.1-like: MLFKAVLLVSLLVCLAASDDLSFLYHGFRSANLSLDGTAEITYSGLLRLTNHTRQQKGHAFFPHPITFKNSNGSVFTFSTTFVFAIVPQIASVIGQGIAFVIAPTKGLPGSFAGQYLGLFNETNNGNDTNHVVAVELDTIYSYGSEFGDINDNHVGIDINGLRSSEAAPAGYYTNSSGRLTNLTLASSHPMQIWVEYDGATKQLNVTLAPINIGKPSIPLLSVVLDLSPFLQDTMYVGFSSSTASVLTSNYVLGWSYKMNGQAQALDLAQLPKLPRIGPKERSKFLTIGVPTISVSVVFIVISGLVYFIRWKRKFAEVLEDWELDYGPHRFKYKDLYIATKGFRDKELLGSGGFGRVYRGVLPSSKIEIAVKKVSHETRQGMKVFVAEIVSIGRLRHRNLVTLLGYCRREGELLLVYDYMPNGSLDKYLYDQPRVTLNWSQRFKVIKGVASGLYYLHEEWEQVVIHRDVKASNVLLDGELNGRLGDFGLARLYDHGTDPQTTHIVGTFGYLAPEHTRTGKATTKTDVYAFGAFLLEVACGRRPIERREQADDVILLDWVFSFWVRGEILEASDPNLGPNYAPEEVELVLKLGLLCSHAVPEARPSMRQVLQFLECDIPLPELSSLGLSASGLTFARPEGFSEFSMNMALSHSSSVAGSLLSGGR, encoded by the coding sequence ATGTTATTCAAAGCAGTCCTTTTGGTGTCCCTCTTGGTCTGCTTAGCAGCTTCCGACGATCTCAGTTTCCTCTACCATGGCTTTCGATCTGCTAATCTAAGCCTTGATGGTACGGCTGAGATCACCTATAGCGGCCTTCTGAGGCTTACCAATCACACCAGGCAGCAAAAGGGTCACGCCTTTTTTCCACACCCAATAACTTTCAAGAACTCAAATGGCTCTGTTTTCACCTTTTCTACTACCTTTGTCTTTGCTATCGTACCTCAAATTGCAAGTGTTATTGGTCAAGGGATTGCCTTTGTGATTGCACCAACAAAAGGCCTCCCTGGATCTTTTGCCGGCCAGTACCTTGGGCTGTTTAATGAAACCAACAATGGTAATGATACCAACCATGTTGTTGCAGTGGAGCTTGACACCATCTATAGCTATGGCAGTGAATTCGGTGATATCAATGATAATCATGTTGGAATAGATATTAATGGGTTAAGGTCTTCTGAAGCTGCCCCAGCAGGATATTATACTAATTCCAGCGGTAGGCTCACAAACTTGACCCTTGCTAGCAGCCATCCAATGCAAATTTGGGTGGAATATGATGGTGCAACAAAGCAACTTAACGTCACTTTAGCCCCGATTAATATTGGTAAACCCAGTATTCCACTTCTGTCTGTAGTTCTTGATCTGTCACCATTCCTGCAAGATACCATGTACGTTGGTTTCTCATCATCTACAGCCTCTGTCCTAACATCTAATTATGTATTGGGTTGGAGCTATAAGATGAATGGCCAAGCTCAAGCACTAGATCTTGCTCAACTTCCTAAGCTTCCGCGAATTGGACCAAAGGAGAGATCAAAATTTCTAACCATTGGGGTGCCCACAATTTCTGTAAGTGTGGTTTTCATAGTAATATCAGGTTTAGTTTATTTCATAAGATGGAAACGGAAGTTTGCAGAAGTGCTTGAAGATTGGGAGCTTGACTATGGGCCTCACAGATTCAAATACAAGGATTTGTACATCGCCACTAAAGGATTTAGAGACAAGGAACTATTGGGTAGTGGCGGATTTGGTAGGGTTTATAGAGGGGTGTTGCCATCTTCCAAGATTGAGATTGCAGTAAAAAAGGTGTCCCATGAAACAAGACAAGGAATGAAGGTTTTTGTAGCAGAAATTGTTAGTATTGGTCGGCTTCGTCACCGGAACCTAGTGACGCTCTTGGGCTATTGCCGGCGCGAAGGAGAACTACTTTTGGTCTATGATTACATGCCCAATGGAAGTCTGGACAAGTACCTGTATGACCAACCAAGGGTCACCCTGAATTGGAGCCAAAGATTTAAAGTCATAAAAGGTGTAGCTTCAGGGCTGTATTATCTGCATGAAGAATGGGAGCAAGTTGTGATTCACAGAGATGTCAAGGCTAGCAATGTCTTGCTTGATGGTGAATTGAATGGAAGATTGGGAGATTTTGGCCTTGCTAGATTATATGACCATGGAACAGATCCTCAAACTACTCATATTGTTGGTACTTTTGGTTATCTCGCTCCTGAACACACTCGAACTGGAAAGGCCACAACAAAGACTGATGTATATGCCTTTGGTGCCTTTTTACTTGAGGTTGCTTGTGGTAGAAGGCCAATAGAGCGAAGAGAACAAGCAGACGATGTAATCTTGCTTGATTGGGTGTTTTCCTTCTGGGTCAGAGGTGAAATTCTTGAGGCCAGCGATCCAAATTTGGGTCCAAATTATGCACCAGAAGAGGTGGAATTGGTGTTAAAACTTGGTTTATTGTGTTCACATGCAGTTCCTGAAGCTAGACCAAGCATGCGCCAAGTTCTGCAATTCTTAGAGTGTGATATTCCTCTTCCAGAATTGTCATCGCTTGGCCTCTCTGCGAGTGGCCTAACATTTGCACGCCCTGAAGGTTTTAGCGAATTTTCCATGAACATGGCACTCTCGCATTCATCTTCTGTAGCAGGGTCCCTTCTTTCAGGGGGCCGctga